The following are from one region of the Vibrio hyugaensis genome:
- a CDS encoding general secretion pathway protein GspB translates to MPMMKHIGLFLLPVSLTAVGVAWYMDLLTPEMQAPRVAQEPMTVQVPVQAPEPVKLRPNFETLDYPEVTQLAQLQREWPSAELSRSMGTFVGQDYVSNESVPGEQSLLSVPEKTKQTSQTKVGQDDLGLSLDDLDLSSLSPDLAMKVENAMANNDQPTRSEAQMNDLEHDARQWHGRLPALNLQTHMYSSDTKRRWVKINNVEYHQGDVVDGQITLKEIQPQAVIVEFQGEQIRIPALYEWKG, encoded by the coding sequence ATGCCGATGATGAAACACATTGGGCTTTTTCTACTGCCTGTAAGCCTAACCGCTGTTGGCGTCGCTTGGTATATGGACCTTTTGACGCCAGAAATGCAAGCCCCCAGGGTTGCCCAAGAGCCGATGACGGTTCAAGTGCCAGTTCAAGCTCCTGAGCCTGTTAAGTTAAGACCAAACTTTGAAACGCTTGACTACCCTGAGGTGACTCAGCTTGCTCAGTTGCAACGTGAGTGGCCAAGCGCAGAGTTATCGAGAAGTATGGGTACCTTTGTCGGGCAAGATTATGTGAGTAATGAATCAGTGCCGGGTGAGCAATCATTACTTTCTGTGCCAGAGAAAACAAAACAGACTTCGCAAACGAAAGTTGGGCAGGATGATCTCGGACTGTCGTTAGATGATCTCGACTTGTCTTCGTTGTCTCCTGATTTAGCGATGAAAGTTGAAAATGCGATGGCGAACAATGATCAGCCTACGCGCTCAGAAGCTCAGATGAACGATCTTGAGCATGATGCACGCCAATGGCATGGCCGCTTGCCTGCATTGAATTTACAAACGCACATGTATTCAAGCGATACTAAGCGACGTTGGGTGAAGATCAATAACGTTGAATACCACCAAGGTGATGTGGTGGATGGTCAAATCACGTTAAAAGAGATCCAACCACAAGCGGTGATCGTCGAGTTCCAAGGGGAACAGATCCGAATTCCTGCATTATATGAATGGAAAGGGTAA
- a CDS encoding ExeA family protein: protein MYKDFFGFVELPFSIVPNSRYLYLSQRHKEAITHLQAGLGDGGGFAMLTGEVGTGKTTVAKAMLANLDENTKAGLILNPTFSSRDLLEAICDEFKVTYPQDATLKQLNQAIHEYLLRNHKLGWTTLLVIDEAQHLAADVLEQLRLLTNLETDTRKLLKVLLVGQPELQRLLQTTQLRQLAQRITGRYHLLPLDEKETADYIAFRLHTAGGDQQLFDRSSTKLIAKYSHGIPRLINLVCDKSLNMSYYKGNVVVDRQTVHQACEEVMQFQAEIYQQDKPIRRSFEWPAWGSVAIGVFAALGVGWAVTHNMPMKVPTNTVPTVAAHTPIQPAVVAPIFNEQLTNEQREQLLAQTQSNLAVNDLYKLWGYRASVRDNLCLSEPQSTMRCERKMATWPLLVQQNRPVILELNYQGEVGYVILYAIGDGKVEVLNGKERLRLPISWLKPLWQGNIIELWQAPLKDTLRLDMEGPAIEVLDKLLAEAVNEQPLSTDIYDGAMKERVELFQRWQGIGVDGIAGQRTLERLQQSAQPDAPALAQINEEEA, encoded by the coding sequence ATGTATAAGGACTTTTTCGGGTTTGTTGAACTGCCATTTTCGATTGTTCCAAACTCGCGTTATCTGTATCTGAGCCAACGTCATAAAGAGGCGATCACGCATCTTCAGGCGGGGTTAGGCGATGGTGGTGGTTTTGCCATGCTGACAGGCGAAGTAGGGACAGGCAAAACCACCGTCGCGAAAGCCATGTTGGCGAATTTGGATGAGAACACCAAAGCAGGCTTGATTCTTAATCCCACCTTTTCTAGCCGAGACTTGCTTGAGGCTATTTGTGATGAGTTCAAAGTGACTTATCCGCAAGATGCGACGCTCAAGCAGCTTAACCAAGCGATTCATGAGTACTTGCTGCGTAACCATAAATTAGGTTGGACGACGTTATTAGTGATTGATGAGGCGCAGCACCTCGCCGCTGATGTTCTTGAGCAGTTGCGTCTACTTACCAACTTAGAAACGGACACCAGAAAGCTGCTTAAAGTGCTCTTGGTTGGCCAGCCAGAGCTACAACGCTTGCTGCAAACGACGCAGCTACGTCAGCTTGCACAGCGTATTACTGGTCGTTATCACTTATTGCCGTTGGATGAAAAGGAAACCGCTGACTACATTGCGTTTCGTTTGCATACCGCAGGTGGTGACCAGCAGTTGTTCGATCGCAGTTCGACTAAGCTGATTGCCAAGTATAGCCATGGCATTCCACGCCTTATCAACCTTGTGTGTGATAAGTCACTGAACATGAGTTACTACAAGGGCAATGTAGTCGTTGATCGACAGACAGTACATCAAGCGTGTGAAGAGGTGATGCAGTTCCAAGCCGAGATTTATCAGCAGGATAAGCCAATTCGCCGTAGCTTTGAATGGCCTGCATGGGGCTCGGTTGCCATTGGTGTGTTTGCGGCATTAGGGGTTGGTTGGGCAGTGACGCACAATATGCCTATGAAGGTGCCAACAAATACTGTACCTACGGTTGCTGCTCACACGCCAATACAACCAGCGGTTGTTGCCCCAATTTTTAATGAGCAATTGACCAATGAACAGCGTGAACAACTGTTAGCACAAACCCAATCAAATTTAGCCGTTAACGATCTTTACAAACTATGGGGCTACCGCGCTTCAGTTCGCGACAATCTTTGTTTATCTGAGCCACAATCAACAATGCGTTGTGAGCGAAAGATGGCAACATGGCCGTTATTGGTTCAGCAGAATCGTCCAGTGATATTAGAACTGAATTATCAAGGGGAAGTGGGTTACGTCATTTTGTATGCGATTGGTGACGGTAAGGTGGAAGTGCTCAATGGTAAGGAGCGCCTACGCCTACCTATATCGTGGCTAAAACCACTGTGGCAGGGCAATATCATCGAGTTATGGCAAGCGCCTCTAAAAGATACTCTGCGTCTTGATATGGAAGGGCCTGCAATTGAAGTGTTGGACAAGTTGCTGGCAGAAGCGGTAAATGAACAACCACTAAGTACAGACATTTATGATGGTGCAATGAAAGAGCGTGTGGAACTCTTCCAGCGCTGGCAAGGCATTGGTGTGGATGGCATTGCAGGTCAACGTACATTAGAGCGCTTACAACAAAGCGCGCAACCTGATGCTCCAGCCTTAGCGCAAATCAATGAGGAGGAAGCATAA
- the ggt gene encoding gamma-glutamyltransferase encodes MRILTFSLSLVAAVSYAAKPEPFPITPDNTGEHFMVSATNPYVSSTGYKILKQGGNAVDAMVAMQMVMSVVEPDMTGIGGGTFALFYQHDKQQFLALDGRDEAPSSANPNMFVENGEVLSRNDILGPRSIAVPGTLRLLYSTHEQYGKLAWSELMKPAIELASEGYAMNSYTYDIVVREQARLRQDPEIKALYWQGDEIKPTGTLMKNPKMVETLKQIARQGDEYLYGGEFGKHIVETVNSRIGDRHEKLSLSDFKNYQVKQRDIIETEYRGNKVVSFGYPASGGVMVAQSLKLLEPYGLSQMAKTDVEPWRLMTEAMRVAKADRIAYAGDPDYIETPIEQLLDNDYLDERRELIPDYGVAKDSPKAGQVTPMQYAQYQGFESKDTGHISIIDKEGNAIAMTSTVGTGMGAGVMVDGVILNAQMANFSPMPTVDGKPTQNAIEAGKRPRSAITPLMVMDSSNDLRLVVGSPGSSQIPGYVLKTLVGVLDWNLSAQEAIDLPNIQYGTKIDRTKPYDPTGLLVEKKTFAEMLVPEFMELGYPVHVIPVVSGLNAIEVKDGKIYGATDRRRASSSMGE; translated from the coding sequence ATGCGTATTCTTACTTTTTCTTTGAGCTTGGTTGCCGCGGTGAGCTATGCCGCAAAGCCTGAACCTTTTCCGATTACGCCAGATAATACTGGTGAGCATTTTATGGTAAGCGCAACCAATCCTTATGTGAGCAGTACTGGTTACAAGATATTGAAGCAAGGCGGTAACGCGGTTGATGCCATGGTGGCGATGCAGATGGTGATGTCGGTCGTTGAACCGGATATGACAGGTATCGGTGGCGGTACATTTGCTTTGTTTTACCAGCACGATAAGCAACAGTTTCTTGCGCTTGATGGTCGAGATGAAGCGCCTTCTAGTGCGAACCCGAATATGTTTGTAGAAAACGGAGAAGTACTCAGCCGCAATGACATTCTTGGCCCTCGTTCTATTGCCGTTCCGGGAACCTTACGATTGCTCTATTCCACACACGAGCAATACGGCAAGCTTGCGTGGTCTGAATTGATGAAGCCTGCAATTGAATTGGCAAGCGAAGGTTATGCTATGAACAGCTACACCTACGATATTGTCGTACGCGAGCAAGCGCGGTTGAGACAAGACCCTGAGATAAAAGCACTGTATTGGCAAGGTGATGAGATTAAGCCGACAGGCACGTTGATGAAGAACCCTAAGATGGTCGAAACGCTAAAACAGATCGCTCGACAAGGTGATGAATACCTCTATGGCGGTGAGTTTGGTAAGCACATCGTTGAGACAGTCAACAGCCGTATTGGCGACCGACATGAGAAGCTGTCTTTGTCGGACTTCAAAAACTACCAAGTTAAGCAACGTGACATCATTGAGACCGAGTATCGAGGTAATAAGGTTGTGTCATTTGGTTATCCGGCTTCTGGTGGAGTGATGGTCGCACAAAGCCTTAAGTTGCTTGAACCTTATGGTCTCTCTCAAATGGCGAAAACAGATGTTGAACCTTGGCGTTTGATGACGGAGGCAATGCGTGTTGCAAAAGCCGATCGCATCGCTTACGCCGGTGACCCTGATTATATAGAGACTCCGATTGAGCAACTGTTAGATAACGATTATCTCGATGAAAGACGAGAATTGATTCCTGATTATGGTGTGGCAAAAGATAGTCCTAAAGCTGGGCAGGTAACGCCAATGCAGTATGCGCAATACCAAGGCTTTGAGAGCAAAGATACCGGGCATATTTCCATCATTGATAAAGAGGGCAATGCCATTGCGATGACCAGTACCGTTGGGACTGGAATGGGAGCGGGTGTGATGGTCGATGGCGTGATTTTGAATGCGCAAATGGCAAACTTCTCTCCCATGCCAACAGTCGATGGTAAACCGACGCAAAATGCCATTGAGGCAGGTAAACGCCCGCGATCAGCCATCACGCCTTTAATGGTCATGGACAGCAGCAATGACTTACGTTTGGTTGTGGGCTCTCCTGGCAGTTCGCAAATCCCAGGTTATGTTTTAAAGACCCTTGTAGGGGTTCTCGACTGGAACTTGTCTGCGCAGGAGGCGATTGATCTACCGAATATTCAATACGGCACCAAGATTGACCGAACTAAGCCCTACGATCCGACTGGCTTGTTGGTGGAGAAGAAGACCTTTGCAGAAATGCTCGTTCCGGAGTTCATGGAATTAGGTTACCCAGTCCACGTAATACCTGTGGTGAGTGGGTTGAACGCGATTGAAGTTAAGGATGGCAAGATTTACGGCGCAACGGACAGACGACGAGCATCCAGTTCAATGGGTGAGTAA
- a CDS encoding TIGR04211 family SH3 domain-containing protein codes for MKKLFITVLFTLLAAPAALAADRYISDDLFTFMHSGPNNTYRIMGSVNAGSKVQLLQANKDTGYTQIRDDRGRTGWVQSKFVTNQESMAIRMPRIEKELKEVKSQLANARQNSDTEKAGLVTSLETRNQQISDLEKKYSEISDQLTSIETENRELRAKLDTQKDDMLLKYFTYGGGVAGLGLLFGLILPHIMPRRKKSPAGWA; via the coding sequence GTGAAAAAACTATTCATCACGGTTTTGTTTACTTTGCTAGCAGCGCCAGCGGCACTAGCGGCAGACCGTTATATTTCTGATGACCTATTCACTTTTATGCACTCTGGTCCAAACAACACTTACCGCATTATGGGTAGTGTTAACGCAGGCTCTAAAGTACAACTGCTGCAAGCAAATAAAGACACAGGTTACACACAGATTCGAGACGACCGCGGCCGCACTGGTTGGGTGCAAAGCAAGTTCGTCACAAACCAAGAGAGCATGGCAATTCGTATGCCTCGCATTGAGAAAGAACTGAAAGAAGTGAAGTCTCAACTTGCGAACGCTCGTCAAAACTCAGACACAGAGAAAGCGGGCCTAGTGACGTCACTAGAAACGCGTAACCAGCAAATCTCTGACCTTGAGAAGAAATACTCAGAGATCAGTGACCAACTGACTTCTATAGAAACAGAGAACCGTGAGCTTCGCGCTAAGCTAGACACCCAAAAAGACGACATGCTACTTAAGTACTTCACTTACGGTGGTGGTGTTGCAGGTCTTGGTTTGCTGTTTGGTTTGATTCTTCCGCATATCATGCCACGCAGAAAGAAATCACCAGCAGGTTGGGCATAA
- a CDS encoding undecaprenyl-diphosphate phosphatase: MSYFEAFILALIQGLTEFLPISSSAHLILPSAIFGWEDQGLAFDVAVHVGTLMAVVIYFRQEVITLFQALFASIFKGDRSKEAKLAWMIVLATIPACVFGLLMKDIIEIYLRSAYVIATTTIIFGLLLWWVDKNAEQIADEYQTGWKKALFIGIAQALAMIPGTSRSGATITAALYLGFTREAAARFSFLMSIPIITLAGGYLGMKLVTSGEPVHVGFLLTGIVTSFISAYICIHFFLKMISRMGMTPFVIYRLILGFGLFAFLLTT; the protein is encoded by the coding sequence ATTCAGGGTCTGACAGAGTTTTTACCAATTTCCAGCTCTGCTCATTTGATTTTACCTTCCGCTATATTTGGTTGGGAAGACCAAGGTTTAGCATTTGATGTTGCCGTTCACGTTGGTACGTTGATGGCTGTGGTGATTTATTTCCGCCAAGAAGTGATCACGCTATTCCAAGCGTTGTTTGCCTCGATCTTTAAAGGCGACCGCAGCAAAGAAGCCAAATTAGCTTGGATGATTGTATTGGCGACGATCCCGGCATGTGTCTTCGGTCTATTGATGAAAGACATCATTGAGATTTACCTACGCAGTGCTTATGTGATCGCGACGACGACGATCATCTTTGGTTTGTTGCTGTGGTGGGTGGATAAGAACGCAGAGCAAATCGCGGATGAATACCAAACGGGTTGGAAGAAAGCACTGTTTATTGGTATTGCTCAAGCACTTGCGATGATCCCTGGTACTTCACGCTCTGGTGCAACCATCACCGCGGCGCTTTACTTAGGCTTTACCCGTGAAGCGGCGGCTCGTTTCTCATTCTTAATGTCGATACCAATCATCACTTTGGCTGGTGGCTACTTAGGGATGAAGTTAGTAACCAGCGGCGAACCTGTGCATGTTGGCTTCTTACTTACGGGTATCGTGACTTCATTTATCAGTGCGTATATTTGTATCCACTTCTTCTTGAAGATGATTTCACGCATGGGCATGACACCATTCGTTATCTACCGTCTGATTCTAGGTTTTGGCTTGTTTGCTTTCTTGCTGACGACTTAA
- a CDS encoding multifunctional CCA addition/repair protein, translating into MQVYLVGGAVRDHLLGIDSYDKDWVVVGSTPEMMQSQGYTAVGKDFPVFLHPKTKEEYALARTERKSGAGYTGFECFFDQSVTLEEDLIRRDLTINAMAMDNDGNLYDPYGGQQDLQAKVLRHVSEAFVEDPLRVLRVARFAAKLAHLGFSVAEETIQLMREIAESGELSTLTPERVWQEWHKSLSTSRPDVFLSVLRECGALAIVLPEIDVLFGVPQPEKWHPEIDTGIHTLMVAEQAAKLSDSLPVRFAAQVHDLGKGVTPESEWPSHKMHCHTGLKLIKKLCARVRVPNEFRDLALMVCEQHSNIHRAAELKPQTIIKILNKFDVWRKSERLQDILICCQADHAGRKGLEDRPYPQAELFMQAYQAAASVDVQAIIKDGFKGPTIRDEQEKRRVEAVRVTLGK; encoded by the coding sequence GTGCAAGTTTATTTAGTTGGTGGTGCAGTTCGAGATCATTTGCTCGGAATCGACAGTTATGACAAAGATTGGGTGGTTGTCGGCTCGACACCAGAAATGATGCAAAGCCAAGGCTACACGGCTGTCGGGAAAGACTTTCCTGTGTTTCTTCATCCCAAGACTAAAGAAGAGTACGCCCTTGCACGAACCGAAAGAAAATCTGGCGCGGGTTACACTGGCTTTGAATGTTTCTTTGATCAAAGCGTCACGCTAGAAGAAGACCTTATCCGACGAGATCTCACCATCAACGCCATGGCGATGGATAATGACGGCAATCTATATGATCCTTATGGTGGCCAACAAGATTTGCAGGCGAAAGTGCTACGTCATGTATCGGAAGCTTTTGTTGAAGACCCTCTACGTGTTCTGCGTGTGGCTCGTTTCGCGGCGAAGTTGGCGCATTTGGGCTTTAGCGTGGCAGAGGAAACCATCCAACTAATGCGCGAGATCGCAGAATCTGGCGAGTTGAGCACCCTTACTCCAGAACGTGTTTGGCAAGAATGGCATAAGTCGCTTTCTACTTCCCGCCCAGACGTATTCTTATCTGTTTTAAGAGAGTGCGGTGCGTTAGCCATCGTCCTGCCAGAAATTGATGTCCTGTTTGGCGTACCTCAGCCAGAAAAGTGGCATCCAGAAATCGATACAGGTATTCACACTCTTATGGTGGCCGAGCAAGCAGCAAAGCTGAGTGATTCATTGCCGGTTCGATTTGCTGCACAAGTACATGATTTAGGCAAAGGCGTCACGCCAGAAAGCGAATGGCCGAGTCACAAAATGCATTGTCACACGGGTTTAAAGTTGATTAAAAAGCTGTGTGCTCGCGTGCGCGTTCCTAATGAATTTCGTGACTTGGCATTAATGGTCTGTGAGCAACACTCTAACATCCACCGAGCCGCCGAGCTTAAACCACAAACCATCATAAAAATCCTCAACAAGTTTGATGTGTGGCGTAAGTCAGAACGTTTGCAAGATATTTTAATCTGTTGCCAAGCCGATCATGCAGGTCGAAAAGGCTTAGAAGACCGACCTTACCCGCAAGCAGAGCTGTTTATGCAAGCTTACCAAGCTGCGGCATCTGTCGACGTACAAGCTATCATTAAAGACGGCTTCAAAGGCCCAACTATTCGCGATGAACAAGAGAAGCGCCGCGTTGAAGCAGTAAGAGTTACGCTAGGAAAATAA
- a CDS encoding inorganic phosphate transporter, with the protein MDILANYGTVLIIVAAAFGFLMAIGIGANDVANAMGTSVGSKALTVKQAIIIAMIFEFAGAYLAGGEVTDTIRKGVIETSLFAHQPDVLVFGMMSALLAAGTWLLLASYMGWPVSTTHSIIGAIIGFACVSVGTEAVDWASVQGIVGSWIITPVISGFFAYVIFVSAQRLIFDTENPLFNAKRFVPVYMFITTMVIALVTIKKGLKHVGLHLSNGEAWMWAAVISAAVMAGGYFYIQKKFANREEDHGFAGVEGIFSVLMVITACAMAFAHGSNDVANAIGPLSAVVSTVEHMGEITGKSTIAWWILPLGGFGIVVGLATLGHKVMATVGTGITELTPSRGFAAQLATACTVVLASGTGLPISTTQTLVGAVLGVGFARGIAALNLGVVRNIVASWIVTLPAGALLAVVFFYGIQAMFS; encoded by the coding sequence ATGGATATCCTCGCTAACTACGGCACTGTCCTGATTATTGTTGCAGCAGCTTTCGGTTTCTTGATGGCTATTGGTATTGGTGCGAATGACGTTGCGAACGCAATGGGCACCTCAGTCGGCTCGAAAGCGCTAACCGTTAAACAAGCGATCATTATCGCAATGATCTTTGAATTTGCGGGTGCATACCTTGCAGGTGGTGAAGTTACCGATACGATCCGTAAAGGTGTTATCGAAACCTCTCTATTCGCACATCAACCTGATGTTCTTGTATTTGGCATGATGTCTGCGCTTCTAGCGGCTGGCACATGGCTACTACTTGCGTCATACATGGGTTGGCCTGTTTCTACGACTCACTCGATCATCGGTGCAATCATCGGTTTCGCATGTGTGTCTGTAGGTACTGAAGCGGTTGACTGGGCAAGTGTTCAAGGCATTGTTGGTAGCTGGATTATTACGCCGGTTATCTCAGGTTTCTTTGCTTACGTTATCTTTGTCAGTGCCCAACGCCTGATTTTTGATACTGAGAACCCACTATTCAACGCAAAACGTTTCGTTCCAGTTTACATGTTCATCACGACAATGGTGATTGCACTTGTAACCATCAAAAAAGGTCTGAAACACGTTGGCCTTCACCTAAGTAACGGTGAAGCATGGATGTGGGCAGCGGTAATCTCAGCAGCAGTAATGGCTGGCGGTTACTTCTACATTCAGAAGAAATTCGCGAACCGTGAAGAAGACCACGGCTTCGCAGGTGTTGAAGGTATCTTCTCTGTACTGATGGTTATCACTGCGTGTGCGATGGCATTTGCACACGGTTCTAACGACGTAGCGAACGCGATCGGTCCACTGTCTGCGGTTGTTTCAACGGTTGAGCACATGGGTGAAATCACCGGTAAGAGCACCATCGCATGGTGGATTCTTCCTCTAGGTGGTTTTGGTATCGTAGTTGGTCTTGCGACACTTGGTCACAAAGTAATGGCAACCGTTGGTACAGGCATCACTGAACTAACACCAAGCCGTGGTTTTGCTGCGCAGCTTGCTACAGCATGTACGGTTGTTCTAGCGTCAGGTACTGGTCTACCTATTTCAACGACTCAGACACTGGTTGGTGCGGTTCTAGGTGTTGGTTTCGCTCGCGGTATCGCAGCACTAAACCTAGGCGTAGTACGTAACATCGTTGCTTCATGGATCGTTACCCTACCAGCAGGCGCACTATTGGCAGTCGTATTCTTCTACGGCATCCAAGCGATGTTCTCGTAA
- a CDS encoding TIGR00153 family protein has product MPVNTIMGLFAKSPIKPLQRHVVCVNECCSHLVKFFEVSSKGDWEKAAEIRAQISHLEKEADVLKREIRLKLPRGLFMPVDRTDMLELLTQQDKLANLAKDIAGRVYGRQLVIPEALQSNFLAYVQRCLDAADQAQKVINELDELLETGFKGREVTLVAEMINQLDVIEDDTDAMQIELRQQLMAIEPDMNPIDVMFLYKILEWVGGIADQAQRVGARLEVMLSRS; this is encoded by the coding sequence ATGCCAGTAAATACAATTATGGGGTTATTTGCAAAGTCCCCAATTAAGCCTTTGCAACGCCACGTTGTCTGTGTCAACGAATGTTGTTCACACTTGGTTAAGTTCTTTGAAGTGTCTTCAAAGGGTGACTGGGAAAAAGCAGCAGAAATTCGCGCTCAAATTTCTCACCTAGAGAAAGAAGCAGACGTTCTGAAACGTGAAATCCGTCTAAAACTGCCTCGCGGTTTGTTCATGCCAGTCGATCGTACTGACATGCTTGAGCTTCTGACTCAACAGGACAAACTTGCTAACCTGGCAAAAGACATTGCTGGCCGTGTATATGGCCGTCAACTTGTCATTCCAGAGGCTCTCCAATCAAATTTCCTCGCTTACGTTCAACGATGTCTTGATGCGGCTGACCAAGCGCAAAAAGTGATCAATGAACTTGATGAACTTCTTGAAACTGGCTTTAAAGGCCGTGAAGTAACGCTAGTTGCTGAAATGATTAATCAACTAGATGTTATCGAAGATGACACCGATGCCATGCAGATTGAATTACGCCAACAATTGATGGCGATTGAACCTGACATGAACCCTATCGACGTCATGTTCTTGTACAAGATTCTTGAATGGGTAGGTGGTATTGCCGACCAAGCGCAGCGCGTAGGTGCTCGTTTGGAAGTCATGCTATCTCGATCTTAA